One region of Quercus lobata isolate SW786 chromosome 2, ValleyOak3.0 Primary Assembly, whole genome shotgun sequence genomic DNA includes:
- the LOC115976431 gene encoding ras-related protein RABE1c-like, with protein MAAPPAKARADYDYLIKLLLIGDSGVGKSCLLLRFSDGSFTTSFITTIGIDFKIRTIELDGKRIKLQIWDTAGQERFRTITTAYYRGAMGILLVYDVTDESSFNNIKNWIRNIEQHASDNVNKILVGNKADMDESKRAVPTSKGQALADEYGIKFFETSAKTNLNVEEVFFSIARDIKRRLAETDSKVEPQTLKINKPDQTQNGGQAAQKSSCCGS; from the exons ATGGCTGCACCACCAGCAAAGGCTCGTGCTGACTACGATTACCTCATCAAGCTTCTCCTTATTGGCGACAGTG GTGTGGGCAAGAGTTGTTTGCTTTTGCGCTTTTCTGATGGTTCCTTCACAACCAGTTTTATTACCACCATTGG CATAGATTTTAAGATAAGAACCATTGAGCTTGATGGCAAACGAATTAAATTGCAAATCTGGGATACAGCTGGTCAGGAGCGGTTTCGAACTATCACAACAG CTTACTACCGAGGAGCCATGGGTATTTTGCTGGTGTATGATGTTACTGATGAGTCATCTTTTAACA ACATTAAGAACTGGATTCGCAACATTGAACAACATGCATCTGACAATGTTAACAAGATACTGGTGGGAAATAAGGCTGACATGGATGAAAGCAAAAGG gCTGTGCCTACCTCTAAGGGTCAGGCTCTTGCTGATGAGTATGGCATCAAGTTCTTTGAAACT AGTGCAAAGACAAATTTGAATGTGGAGGaggttttcttttcaatagCAAGGGATATTAAGCGAAGGCTTGCAGAAACTGATTCCAAAGTTGAG CCTCAAACTCTCAAGATTAACAAGCCAGACCAGACACAGAATGGTGGTCAAGCTGCACAGAAGTCAAGTTGCTGTGGTTCATAA
- the LOC115978225 gene encoding probable methyltransferase At1g27930 has protein sequence MKNNNTNRRHITEKLRLLAAVSAGAITATILLVGLSRTPINNFSNNNNDDISLLCPLIQPNSNSNSNSAAATTTPTQFLAILHYATSRVVPQQTLTEIKISFSVLQILAPCNFLVFGLGHDSLMWASLNPRGTTLFLEEDPKWVQTVLKRAPVLRASTVRYRTRLSEADNLLSTYETEPDCSPSNARLKDTRCRLALTELPEEVYEKEWDMIMIDAPRGYFPDAPGRMAAIYTAAVMARARTRMGVTHVFLHDVNRRVEKGYAREFLCMKYKVNGVGRLWHFEIPPATATNETDTTSFC, from the coding sequence ATGAAGAACAACAACACTAATCGCCGTCACATTACCGAGAAGCTCCGGCTCCTCGCCGCCGTAAGTGCCGGCGCCATCACCGCCACAATTCTCTTAGTCGGCTTAAGCAGAACCCCCATTAACAACttcagcaacaacaacaacgatgACATCTCGCTCCTCTGCCCACTGATCCAACCCAACTcgaactcaaactcaaactcagcCGCCGCCACGACGACGCCGACTCAGTTCCTCGCCATTCTCCACTACGCCACGTCACGCGTGGTCCCACAGCAAACCCTCACCGAGATCAAAATCTCCTTCAGCGTCCTCCAAATCCTCGCTCCTTGCAACTTCCTCGTATTCGGTCTCGGACACGACTCGCTCATGTGGGCATCGCTAAACCCACGTGGCACGACCTTGTTCCTCGAGGAAGATCCCAAGTGGGTCCAGACAGTTCTCAAACGCGCCCCTGTCTTACGCGCCTCCACAGTCCGCTACCGCACGCGCCTCTCCGAAGCCGACAACCTCCTCTCAACCTACGAGACCGAACCGGACTGCTCTCCCTCCAACGCGCGCCTCAAAGACACGCGCTGCAGGTTGGCCTTAACGGAGTTGCCTGAAGAAGTGTACGAGAAGGAATGGGACATGATAATGATCGACGCGCCAAGAGGGTATTTCCCGGATGCGCCGGGGAGAATGGCGGCGATATACACGGCGGCGGTGATGGCACGCGCGAGAACGAGAATGGGTGTGACGCACGTGTTCTTGCACGATGTGAATAGGAGGGTAGAGAAGGGTTATGCAAGAGAGTTTTTGTGTATGAAGTATAAGGTGAATGGAGTTGGGAGGCTTTGGCACTTTGAGATTCCTCCAGCTACTGCTACTAACGAAACTGATACTACCAGTTTTTGCTGA
- the LOC115969861 gene encoding inner centromere protein-like, which produces MIATISESSDDFGIFDQPTSPEEDPDKMGIQRKPQKSLLELMEGQSGKNVPAKTIPSQASSLPARSPPPAPRQPPRSSPQPALPNAAEQKRRREQKGKDVVDTSKSRPNRKEEAQRAAKQQKTKHQAARDQDKSDSQYPEPRAWLPAPMHDGEPLRDDASIRDFNGGIGCHIIQNTFKLDEMLNACSDQLDDERKRRATAIQTLSKFEQDLADAKKNLQVEVQARKSAESALEGYQKQAEDQGRLLRKANAELKKTQEQTLVLRKHLEETQKLRERAEKSKEQAEKAKIKAEQTMNEAEQRGYEIGIAETEKALRAEVPEVCRIYYARTWSEALNRVGVKASSELRKLENIFYPEAIRPSVLLPHQTDAPSSVINLNEEVLPRNSPPRGQPESAKEGLAPPGASQTRPPLLRRQRRPPKVFNGIWTPQFYQLGTLPKPKRESQLRRQTYPPSRTHRSS; this is translated from the exons ATGATTGCAACAATATCTGAGTCCTCGGACGATTTCGGGATTTTTGATCAACCCACAAGCCCCGAGGAAGATCCTGACAAAATGGGGATACAAAGAAAACCTCAAAAAAGCTTGCtggagctgatggaaggtcagTCGGGAAAGAATGTGCCTGCAAAAACAATACCATCCCAggcttcatctcttccagcTAGATCTCCTCCTCCTGCTCCTCGCCAACCTCCTCGGTCATCACCACAACCAGCGCTTCCTAACGCTGCCGAGCAGAAAAGGCGCAGGGAACAGAAGGGTAAGGATGTGGTAGACACGAGCAAGTCTCGTCCAAATCGAAAGGAGGAGgcccaacgagctgcaaagcagcaaaaGACCAAGCACCAAGCCGCGCGGGACCAAGACAAATCTGATTCCCAATATCCTGAACCACGAGCATGGTTACCCGCACCTATGCACGatggggagcccctgcgagatGATGCATCTATAAGGGACTTTAATGGCGGCATAGGGTGTCAC atcatccaaaatactttcaagttagatgagatgctcaacgCCTGTTCCGATCAGCTAGATGACGAAAGAAAAAGACGGGCAACGGCTAtacagaccttgtccaaatTTGAACAGGACTTGGCCGATGCGAAGAAAAACCTACAGGTCGAAGTGCAAGCTCGCAAGAGCGCTGAGTCGGCATTagaaggctaccagaagcaggccgaaGACCAAGGGAGACTTCTGCGTAAGGCGAATGCCGAGCTaaagaagactcaggagcaaaCTCTAGTTCTCAGGAAGCACTTAGAGGAAACTCAAAAGCTACGGGAGCGAGCTGAAAAGTCCAAGGAGCAAGctgagaaagcaaaaatcaagGCCGAACAGACAATGAACGAAGCTGAGCAGAGAGGCTACGAAATTGgtatagctgaaactgagaaggcATTGAGAGCCGAGGTTCCGGAGGTATGCCGTATCTACTACGCAAGAACttggagcgaggctcttaaccgtgtTGGGGTTAAGGCCTCATCTGAGTTACGTAAGCTAGAGAACATATTCTATCCCGAGGCGATCCGCCCCTCAGTTCTTCTACCCCATCAGACTGATGCTCCTTCTTCAGTTATTAACCTCAACGAAGAGGTTTTGCCTCGCAATTCTCCTCCCCGTGGCCAACCGGAATCGGCAAAAGAGGGACTTgcccctccaggagcttcccAGACAAGACCACCTCTGCTTCGGAGGCAGAGACGGCCTCCCAAGGTTTTCAACGGGAtttggactccacagttctaCCAACTGGGGACGTTACCCAAGCCAAAGAGGGAATCACAACTTCGGAGGCAGACCTACCCGCCATCCAGAACCCACAGATCCAGTTGA